From one Eucalyptus grandis isolate ANBG69807.140 chromosome 9, ASM1654582v1, whole genome shotgun sequence genomic stretch:
- the LOC104419205 gene encoding probable methyltransferase PMT9, producing the protein MKSRSEFVPNAAVVKYVLIGAIAALGLVCLYYGSSVAPGLSRSDEDGLGSDGADPVLGGFVPRRDLDDLFADRERNPDVPRSIPVCDMKFSELIPCLDRNLIYQMKLKPNLTLMEHYERHCPPPERRYNCLIPPPVGYKVPIRWPASRDEVWRANIPHTHLAQEKSDQHWMVVNGDKINFPGGGTHFHYGADKYIMAVAKMLKFPGDKLHNGGSIRNVLDVGCGVASFGAYLLPLDIIAMSLAPNDVHENQIQFALERGIPSTLGVLGTKRLPYPSRSFELAHCSRCRIDWLQRDGILLLELDRLLRPGGYFVYSSPEAYAQDPENRKIWNSMYDLLRRMCWRVVAKKDQTVIWAKPMSNSCYLKRDQGTKPPLCSSGDDPDASWNVLMKACISPYSARMHRERWSGLVLWPRRLTAPPPRLEEIGVIPAEFQEDTGVWRSRVDEYWKQMRAILHKNSIRNVMDMNSNLGGFAAALNDKDVWVMNVAPIHASAKLKIIYDRGLIGTVHDWCEAFSTYPRTYDLLHAWEIFSEIDNRNCGVEDLLIEMDRILRPEGFVIIRDKPSVINYIRKYLLALRWDGWSSEVEPRVDSLSSSEERVLIVRKKLWTEGVNTI; encoded by the exons ATGAAGAGCAGGAGCGAGTTCGTGCCTAATGCGGCCGTCGTGAAGTACGTTTTGATCGGGGCGATTGCGGCCCTGGGGCTGGTGTGCCTGTACTACGGGTCGTCGGTCGCTCCGGGTCTCTCGAGATCCGATGAGGACGGCCTCGGGTCCGATGGGGCCGACCCCGTCCTCGGCGGGTTCGTGCCCCGTCGTGACTTGGATGATCTGTTCGCCGACCGGGAGCGCAATCCCGATGTTCCCAGGAGCATTCCG GTATGTGATATGAAATTCTCGGAATTGATACCTTGTTTGGATAGAAACCTTATTTACCAAATGAAATTGAAGCCCAACTTGACCTTGATGGAGCACTACGAACGGCATTGTCCACCACCTGAGCGCCGTTACAACTGCTTGATCCCTCCCCCAGTTGGCTATAAG GTACCTATCAGGTGGCCAGCAAGCAGGGATGAAGTGTGGAGAGCAAACATACCTCACACACATCTTGCACAGGAGAAATCCGATCAGCATTGGATGGTCGTGAATGGTGACAAGATTAATTTCCCGGGTGGTGGAACCCATTTTCATTATGGGGCCGACAAGTACATCATGGCAGTGGCTAAG ATGCTAAAGTTTCCCGGGGATAAGCTTCACAATGGGGGCAGTATCAGGAATGTCCTTGACGTGGGGTGTGGAGTCGCAAGTTTTGGGGCTTACCTTCTTCCTCTCGATATTATAGCCATGTCCCTTGCACCTAATGATGTGCATGAGAACCAAATACAATTCGCATTAGAGAGGGGGATTCCTTCTACTCTTGGTGTATTGGGGACCAAAAGACTTCCTTATCCAAGTAGATCTTTTGAACTGGCTCATTGTTCACGATGTAGAATAGATTGGCTCCAAAGAGATGGCATTCTATTATTAGAACTTGACAGATTACTAAGACCGGGAGGATATTTTGTGTACTCCTCTCCTGAAGCCTATGCGCAGGATCCAGAGAACCGAAAGATTTGGAACTCCATGTATGATCTTCTTAGAAGAATGTGCTGGAGAGTTGTAGCTAAGAAAGACCAAACTGTTATATGGGCAAAACCGATGAGTAATAGTTGTTATTTGAAGAGAGATCAAGGAACAAAACCCCCTTTATGCAGCTCTGGTGATGATCCAGATGCAAGTTGGAATGTGCTCATGAAGGCATGCATCTCCCCTTACTCAGCAA ggatGCACCGGGAAAGATGGAGTGGACTGGTTCTGTGGCCTCGGAGGCTTACTGCACCACCTCCTCGCCTGGAAGAAATTGGTGTCATTCCTGCAGAGTTTCAAGAGGATACT GGTGTATGGCGTTCTAGAGTTGATGAGTACTGGAAGCAGATGAGAGCTATCTTACATAAGAATTCAATCAGAAATGTCATGGACATGAACTCTAACCTTGGCGGGTTTGCAGCTGCCCTAAATGACAAAGATGTTTGGGTTATGAATGTAGCTCCCATTCATGCCTCTGCCAAATTGAAGATTATCTATGATCGAGGCTTAATTGGAACTGTTCATGATTG gtGCGAAGCATTTTCAACATATCCCCGGACATATGATCTTCTTCATGCCTGGGAAATTTTTTCGGAGATTGACAATCGTAATTGTGGAGTAGAGGATCTATTGATTGAAATGGACCGGATTTTAAGGCCAGAGGGCTTTGTAATCATAAGAGATAAACCTTCTGTAATAAATTACATCAGGAAATATCTTCTTGCATTGAGGTGGGATGGCTGGTCATCAGAAGTTGAACCTAGGGTGgattctctttcctcttccgAAGAAAGAGTTCTTATCGTGAGAAAGAAGTTATGGACTGAAGGGGTCAACACAATCTGA
- the LOC104419206 gene encoding uridine kinase-like protein 5 isoform X1, with protein sequence MDSEPAAAAANGVEDRRPPLQSEAPPPPFKQPFVIGVAGGTASGKTTVCNMIISQMRHERVVLVNQDSFYHSLSDEKLQKVHEYNFDHPDAFNTELLLSCMEKLKLGQEVSIPSYDFKSHKSTEAACKVNPSDVIILEGILVLHDPRVRDLMNMKIFVDTDSDIRLARRIQRDTIERGRDIQGVLDQYDRFVKPSFDEFILPSKKFADIIIPRGGDNDVAIDLIVQHIHTKLGQHDLCKIYANLCVITSTFQIRGMHTLIRDVRTTKHDFVFYADRLIRLVVEHGLGHLPFSEKQITTPTGSVYTGVVFRKRLCGISIIRSGESMENALRACCKGIKIGKILIHREGNSGRQLIYEKLPADISSRHVFLLDPVLASGNSAVKAITLLLSKGVSESNIIFLNLITAPQGIHVVCKRFPKMKIVTSAIDASLDENARVIPGMGEFGDRYFGTD encoded by the exons ATGGACTCGGAgccggcggccgcggcggccaATGGCGTCGAGGATCGGCGCCCCCCGCTTCAATCCGAagcgccaccgccgccgttcaAGCAGCCGTTCGTGATAG GTGTTGCTGGCGGGACCGCGTCCGGCAAGACGACCGTTTGCAACATGATCATCTCGCAGATGCGTCATGAGCGTGTCGTTCTCGTGAATCAG GATTCTTTCTACCACTCACTGAGCGATGAGAAACTGCAGAAGGTTCATGAGTACAATTTTGACCATCCGG ATGCATTCAATACAGAATTACTCCTTTCATGCATGGAAAAGCTAAAACTTGGTCAGGAAGTCAGCATACCTTCCTATGATTTCAAGAGCCATAAAAGCACTGAAGCTGCATGCAAG GTCAACCCCTCCGACGTTATAATTTTAGAAGGAATTCTTGTCCTTCATGATCCTCGAGTTCGTGATCTCATGAACATGAAGATCTTCGTTGACACAG ATTCTGATATACGACTTGCACGGAGGATTCAACGGGATACCATTGAAAGAGGCAGAGACATTCAAGGTGTACTTGACCAA TATGACAGGTTTGTGAAGCCTAGTTTCGATGAGTTCATATTGCCATCAAAAAAGTTTGCTGATATTATCATCCCCAGAGGAGGAGATAATGATGTTGCAATCGACTTGATAGTTCAACATATTCATACGAAGCTTGGCCAGCACGATCTATGCAAGATATACGCTAATTTATGTGTGATTACTTCTACCTTTCAG ATACGGGGCATGCACACACTTATACGCGATGTCAGAACAACAAAACATGACTTCGTCTTCTATGCTGATCGTCTTATTCGCTTG gTGGTGGAGCACGGACTTGGCCATCTCCCCTTTTCTGAAAAACAGATAACAACTCCAACAG GATCTGTGTACACTGGAGTTGTTTTCCGCAAAAGGTTGTGTGGAATCTCGATCATCAGAAG CGGTGAGAGCATGGAGAACGCATTAAGGGCCTGCTGTAAGGGaatcaaaattggcaaaatccTCATTCATAGAGAGGGTAATAGCGGCAGGCAG CTGATCTATGAAAAGCTACCTGCAGACATCTCAAGCCGCCACGTGTTCCTACTCGATCCAGTACTCGCTTCAG GGAACTCTGCCGTCAAGGCCATAACTCTACTTCTCAGCAAGGGTGTATCAGAGTCTaatatcattttccttaatCTTATAACA GCACCTCAAGGTATACATGTGGTGTGCAAAAGATTTCCGAAGATGAAGATTGTGACTTCAGCGATTGATGCATCTCTGGATGAGAATGCGCGTGTGATTCCAGGCATGGGGGAGTTCGGGGATCGCTACTTTGGAACAGATTAA
- the LOC104419206 gene encoding uridine kinase-like protein 5 isoform X2, with amino-acid sequence MDSEPAAAAANGVEDRRPPLQSEAPPPPFKQPFVIGVAGGTASGKTTVCNMIISQMRHERVVLVNQDSFYHSLSDEKLQKVHEYNFDHPDAFNTELLLSCMEKLKLGQEVSIPSYDFKSHKSTEAACKVNPSDVIILEGILVLHDPRVRDLMNMKIFVDTDSDIRLARRIQRDTIERGRDIQGVLDQYDRFVKPSFDEFILPSKKFADIIIPRGGDNDVAIDLIVQHIHTKLGQHDLCKIYANLCVITSTFQIRGMHTLIRDVRTTKHDFVFYADRLIRLVVEHGLGHLPFSEKQITTPTGSVYTGVVFRKRLCGISIIRSGESMENALRACCKGIKIGKILIHREGNSGRQTSQAATCSYSIQYSLQVWKHRNSHHHVINQLKQT; translated from the exons ATGGACTCGGAgccggcggccgcggcggccaATGGCGTCGAGGATCGGCGCCCCCCGCTTCAATCCGAagcgccaccgccgccgttcaAGCAGCCGTTCGTGATAG GTGTTGCTGGCGGGACCGCGTCCGGCAAGACGACCGTTTGCAACATGATCATCTCGCAGATGCGTCATGAGCGTGTCGTTCTCGTGAATCAG GATTCTTTCTACCACTCACTGAGCGATGAGAAACTGCAGAAGGTTCATGAGTACAATTTTGACCATCCGG ATGCATTCAATACAGAATTACTCCTTTCATGCATGGAAAAGCTAAAACTTGGTCAGGAAGTCAGCATACCTTCCTATGATTTCAAGAGCCATAAAAGCACTGAAGCTGCATGCAAG GTCAACCCCTCCGACGTTATAATTTTAGAAGGAATTCTTGTCCTTCATGATCCTCGAGTTCGTGATCTCATGAACATGAAGATCTTCGTTGACACAG ATTCTGATATACGACTTGCACGGAGGATTCAACGGGATACCATTGAAAGAGGCAGAGACATTCAAGGTGTACTTGACCAA TATGACAGGTTTGTGAAGCCTAGTTTCGATGAGTTCATATTGCCATCAAAAAAGTTTGCTGATATTATCATCCCCAGAGGAGGAGATAATGATGTTGCAATCGACTTGATAGTTCAACATATTCATACGAAGCTTGGCCAGCACGATCTATGCAAGATATACGCTAATTTATGTGTGATTACTTCTACCTTTCAG ATACGGGGCATGCACACACTTATACGCGATGTCAGAACAACAAAACATGACTTCGTCTTCTATGCTGATCGTCTTATTCGCTTG gTGGTGGAGCACGGACTTGGCCATCTCCCCTTTTCTGAAAAACAGATAACAACTCCAACAG GATCTGTGTACACTGGAGTTGTTTTCCGCAAAAGGTTGTGTGGAATCTCGATCATCAGAAG CGGTGAGAGCATGGAGAACGCATTAAGGGCCTGCTGTAAGGGaatcaaaattggcaaaatccTCATTCATAGAGAGGGTAATAGCGGCAGGCAG ACATCTCAAGCCGCCACGTGTTCCTACTCGATCCAGTACTCGCTTCAGGTTTGGAAACACAGAAATAGTCACCATCACGTAATAAACCAGCTGAAACAGACATGA
- the LOC104419207 gene encoding surfeit locus protein 2 isoform X1, whose protein sequence is MATPSAAAGAAEDNKAEKEGSQLLGSPTFTELENGRFKCVETGHEMLTKDMDPYSRSKRCRLGLIDFALVRNKPPLNMFKQDPLSRSKLVCKLTGDTVNKSEEHIWKHINGKRFLNKLEQKEMEKLTPNKLMEEVDEKPKKALKQKKDNSDKKQKKEKQKSAGQIISEVRDSAENSSDTEDADFWMPPAGDRWDFDDGGDRWGSDAESGQDSDEEADGTDGLNEVDDKDSEEISVRTKRMSIEIGPSSFASRKKKSRRNPTD, encoded by the exons ATGGCGAcgccgtcggcggcggcgggggcggcggaggACAATAAGGCGGAGAAAGAAGGGAGCCAGCTGCTGGGCTCGCCGACGTTCACCGAGCTCGAAAACGGCCGATTCAAGTGCGTGGAGACCGGGCACGAGATGCTGACCAAGGACATGGACCCCTACTCCCGCAGCAAGCGGTGCCGTCTGGGCCTCATCGACTTCGCCCTGGTCCGCAATAAGCCTCCCCTCAACATGTTCAAGCAAGACCCGCTTTCCCG TTCAAAGTTAGTGTGCAAATTGACTGGAGATACAGTGAACAAATCGGAGGAGCATATATGGAAGCATATCAATGGGAAACGGTTCCTCAACAAATTAG AGCAGAAGGAAATGGAAAAGCTGACGCCGAACAAGTTGATGGAAGAAGTGgatgaaaagccaaaaaaggcATTGAAACAGAAGAAAGACAATTCAGAtaagaagcagaagaaggaaAAGCAGAAGTCCGCTGGTCAAATTATTTCGGAAGTCAGAGACTCTGCTGAGAATAGCAGTGACACAGAGGATGCTGACTTCTGGATGCCTCCGGCTGGAGATCGTTGGGACTTTGATGATGGGGGAGATAGATGGGGATCTGATGCAGAGTCAGGGCAAGACAGTGATGAAGAAGCCGATGGAacag ATGGTCTCAATGAAGTTGACGACAAAGATTCTGAAGAGATTTCTGTGAG GACAAAAAGGATGTCGATTGAAATTGGACCCAGCAGCTTTGCTTCacggaagaagaaaagtagAAGAAATCCAACTGATTGA
- the LOC104419207 gene encoding surfeit locus protein 2 isoform X2 has product MATPSAAAGAAEDNKAEKEGSQLLGSPTFTELENGRFKCVETGHEMLTKDMDPYSRSKRCRLGLIDFALVRNKPPLNMFKQDPLSRSKLVCKLTGDTVNKSEEHIWKHINGKRFLNKLEQKEMEKLTPNKLMEEVDEKPKKALKQKKDNSDKKQKKEKQKSAGQIISEVRDSAENSSDTEDADFWMPPAGDRWDFDDGGDRWGSDAESGQDSDEEADGTGRGLWHDNQ; this is encoded by the exons ATGGCGAcgccgtcggcggcggcgggggcggcggaggACAATAAGGCGGAGAAAGAAGGGAGCCAGCTGCTGGGCTCGCCGACGTTCACCGAGCTCGAAAACGGCCGATTCAAGTGCGTGGAGACCGGGCACGAGATGCTGACCAAGGACATGGACCCCTACTCCCGCAGCAAGCGGTGCCGTCTGGGCCTCATCGACTTCGCCCTGGTCCGCAATAAGCCTCCCCTCAACATGTTCAAGCAAGACCCGCTTTCCCG TTCAAAGTTAGTGTGCAAATTGACTGGAGATACAGTGAACAAATCGGAGGAGCATATATGGAAGCATATCAATGGGAAACGGTTCCTCAACAAATTAG AGCAGAAGGAAATGGAAAAGCTGACGCCGAACAAGTTGATGGAAGAAGTGgatgaaaagccaaaaaaggcATTGAAACAGAAGAAAGACAATTCAGAtaagaagcagaagaaggaaAAGCAGAAGTCCGCTGGTCAAATTATTTCGGAAGTCAGAGACTCTGCTGAGAATAGCAGTGACACAGAGGATGCTGACTTCTGGATGCCTCCGGCTGGAGATCGTTGGGACTTTGATGATGGGGGAGATAGATGGGGATCTGATGCAGAGTCAGGGCAAGACAGTGATGAAGAAGCCGATGGAacag GCAGGGGACTTTGGCATGACAATCAATGA
- the LOC104434930 gene encoding disease resistance protein RPV1-like, whose amino-acid sequence MDRGQSQGKKKRAEEESTEGASTSSFISPEATGVGSGQYDVFLSFRGSDTRNTFTDHLYHSLIKAGTIPLCVFRDENSIPIGEEFGSEILDAIARSKISIPIISENYASSKWCLRELVHIMDCKKSASHIVLPIFYKVSPSDVRHLKGNFGNAFHSSREHFDEKDIQEGQQALNEVSHLIGWESQKIANGHEGKLIEHVVENVISKLREDFQLDVSKQLVGLDDRMKEIMNWIDNPSINARMIGIYGMGGIGKTTLAKCIYNQLSNKFVHVSFLPDVRETTKAPRYYVSAKSTNIGYTTEQKSSV is encoded by the exons ATGGACAGAGGGCAGAgtcagggaaagaaaaagagggcaGAGGAAGAGAGCACTGAAGGAGCATCCACTTCTTCATTCATCTCTCCAGAAGCCACAGGTGTAGGTAGCGGTCAATATgacgtgttcttgagctttagaggctCGGATACCCGCAATACTTTCACTGATCACCTCTATCACAGTCTGATCAAAGCGGGGACTATACCGCTTTGCGTGTTCAGGGACGAGAACAGCATCCCAATTGGTGAGGAATTTGGTTCAGAGATTCTCGATGCCATCGCACGGTCTAAGATTTCGATCCCCATCATCTCCGAAAATTATGCTTCGAGCAAATGGTGCCTCCGTGAGCTCGTTCATATCATGGACTGTAAGAAGAGCGCGTCACACATAGTGTTGCCTATATTTTACAAAGTTTCCCCATCCGATGTGCGGCATCTAAaaggaaattttggaaatgccTTCCATTCAAGTCGGGAACATTTTGATGAGAAGGATATCCAAGAGGGGCAACAAGCACTTAATGAAGTTAGTCACTTAATTGGATGGGAATCTCAGAAAATTGCGAATGG GCATGAGGGAAAATTAATAGAACATGTGGTTGAAAATGTTATAAGCAAGTTACGGGAAGATTTTCAGCTGGATGTGTCTAAGCAACTAGTTGGACTTGATGATCGTATGAAGGAAATTATGAATTGGATCGACAATCCTTCCATCAATGCTCGAATGATTGGAATTTATGGCATGGGCGGGATaggcaagacaactcttgccaagtgCATCTACAATCAACTCTCAAATAAATTTGTGCATGTCAGCTTCCTTCCAGATGTTCGAGAAACTACCAAGGCGCCACGGTATTACGTATCTGCAAAGTCAACTAATATCGGATATACTACAGAGCAAAAGTCAAGTGTCTAG